TGGCCGGCCCCGATCACGTCGTCGAGGCGCTGCAACTGCCGGCCGGCAGCGATGTGATCCGTCGGACCCGCCTGCTCCGCGGTGAGGGCGGGAAGCCGATCGAGCTGTCGACGTCGTGGTTCGCCCCCGACCTCGCCGAGCAGGCGCCTCGCCTACTGCACCCGGAACGGCTGCTCGGTGGGACGGGCAAGTACATCGCGGAGGTGACCGGGCGCGTGTCCGAGTACGCCCGCGACCAGGTCGCCGCTCGACTCGCCACAGCCGACGAACGCCGACTGCTCGAACTCCCCCGACCCGCGGCCGTCCTGGTCTACCGCCTGACCGCCTACGACTCCTCTGACCTGCCGATCCAGTTCGACGACGCGACGTATCCGTCGGACCGCTGGGCCTTCCGCCAGGAGTACCCGCTGGCCCGGTAGCCCCTCCCCCGACGGAGTTGTCCACACCCCCTTTGCGTGAGTGGCCTATGCCACTTATAGTGGTAAGTGGCATAGGCCACACGGTCTGCCGCACATCACAGGAGACGCAATGGCGATCAACGGCAGGTTCAAGGTCAACCACGGCGACGTGTTCCCGCACGGCGCGTTCGTGGTCGGGGACGTGGAGGCGGTGCGGGATTTCGAGCGCTCGACCCGGGAGCGGCCGGTGCAGGCCACCGACAAGGAGTCCGGCCAGTTGGTGTGGTCGGTGTCGGTGC
This sequence is a window from Pseudonocardia petroleophila. Protein-coding genes within it:
- a CDS encoding GntR family transcriptional regulator, with translation MPEIQKVLPKYLQIAGHIRDQIVRGDLSPGDEVPSERELAARWSVARPTAARALESLRVQGLVESRQGSGTYVRASQSAPRARERYERGRDLGTMYGATESVEFLATDIVAGPDHVVEALQLPAGSDVIRRTRLLRGEGGKPIELSTSWFAPDLAEQAPRLLHPERLLGGTGKYIAEVTGRVSEYARDQVAARLATADERRLLELPRPAAVLVYRLTAYDSSDLPIQFDDATYPSDRWAFRQEYPLAR